The Rosa rugosa chromosome 3, drRosRugo1.1, whole genome shotgun sequence sequence ATTAGTGGAAAAGGACTTTGCACCCAAGGTACCCACCCTACTTTTAGTCCTCACAACTGTATGGCTTACTTTCTATTATCCCCTTTTCAAGCTGTGATCATATGACTAATTTCCATGCCAATCTCCAGTGGGACCCTCCTAGTTTGAAAGAAGTGTCTAAAGACATGGTTGACTGCTATTTCTCTCCGCTCCCTGAAGTTGAGCCTGAGCTGGAGTTGCCAACCGCGTCGCGAGAGCCATTTATGTAGGAGTGAGTCACTCGAAAGAGGAGACTGAATTTTGTGCAATGCTTGATgaagaaaaacaagaagaaacttggCTTTGTCGATTGTGAGCTAGTTTTTGTCCATTTTAAGATTATCCTTGGAACTTATTTTTAACACACTTCTTTGTAACACCTAAAGATCATTTGTTGGAGACCAGCAGCTAGTTGCCCGCTAAAATTTAACGATGGATTGTTACTATTTATTTTaatgagataaaataaaaattacattTGAAACTCTGAAAGAGTTTAATACACATAAATTTCCAGGCATACAGCTGACAATAGGCATAAATTAAGACCAGTTGGGTATGATGTGATAATattctctgattttttttttcttggcgtGCGTATCATATCTTGAATAACATATTAACAAGGCTGAATGATTCAAATTTGAAGTTTCATGACCCTCACATCTCACATGAATTTGTGAATAATACAGATACAAAAAATTGGACAGAGATTGACTTGAATGTGGACGTAATCTAATAACTTGAGTGTGTCTAGTCTAGGCGTCTAAGGAGGTACTCAACTTGAACATCCTTTGTGAGAGGCATTACCCATTCTCCATAGAGACGAGAAACTAGAGACGGATCAACCTTGTATTTTCCATTTACAGTTCCATTTTGTTTTACACTGTTAGTGTTGTTGTCAAGGCTCACTTCTTGCCCAAAGATCACTGCTTTCTTCTCAACTCTCTTCTTCACCTGCTCTTCCACATTCGTAAATGTCAACAATTTCATGAGACCTTCTCTGTCCTGGAGAAATTGAAACAACCAGTTCAGTACTTGTACTTACATTTGATCAAGAACCAGCTAGTTCATTGACAATGAAGAACCAAATAATGAAATTGAAGCATACCTGAGCGCGAATTGCAGGCTCATAATCTTGAGGGGCGTCCCTGAATTTGACCTCAGCAACATAGTATCCATAATGAATCCTTCTAGAGATTgcctgcagcagcagcagcaagtgTGATGAATACCAAACTCTCAGTTTCACTTAATTTTATCTGAATAACTTATTGAAACACCCAAGTGCCCCTACACTAGGTAGTAGACTATATGCATTGTTCCTAATCTAATCTTAAAAGAATGGATTAAAATATGAATAAGAGCATCACTAATGCGCACAATGAAACTTTGATGGGGCCAAGTTACCAACCAAACCAATAGCATAACTGGTGTCAACCAATATACCTGTAAACAATCAAGATCACTGGAGGCAGTTGCTGCATAGTTTCCATCATCACCGGGGACAGCAAACAGAGGAAGCAATTGTTTCAAATATATATCCAATATCTTTTTGTTAAGATTAATGGAAGCTGCAGCAGGATGCAATACCTATATATACGTACACAATACATCATTCGTCATATCAAAAAAGAGATCAGTAGAGACAAAATTGAAAAGGCACATCCACAGAGACAGAgacaaatacaaatacaaatacaaagACTTAAGACTTTGTGGGTAATTACCGGTGGATCAGCAGGAGGCGGCAGCAATGAAGGTGGTAAGTTTTCTGGGAAAAAAGGCAGTTCTTCAGGGATTTCATATCTACCGGCCTGCACTAACACAAACATATATTATTAATAGACCAGACCATACGATTTATACAGAGACAATGTAAGTTTGGATTTTACGATATTTCAAatgagaaatgaagaaacaaacaaaacattTCACGTGAAATTAATGCCGAAACCAAGAAACgaacagaaaaagaaatgattgCAATGTGATTAGTTACCTGAGATTGAAGGGCCTCGGTGCTCTTGACAATGAAGTTAAACACAGAAGGTGAAGACGAAATTTTGTGGTGGTAGGTAGGAGAGTTGAGAGGGAAGGCGGCTCTCTCAATCAGCCTAAACACGATGGTGTCTTCTTGGCTGATCAATGCCTGTCTTACCTTCTCAAGCGTCAGCGACTGATCATTCTTGCTCGCCGAGTTGGGTTTTGGTGCTTCTGCCATGTTAAGAATGCGTCTGCTGCAACTGCAACTGCCAGATGTTAAAACAAGAACcagaagaagatgaacaagTCCCAAACCCCccatttttgtttaattaaatagTTAACAGGCAATTGGGATTCCGAgcatatatatagatatgtgtAGACACAAGTTCCTGTCgtgaaataaacaaataaagagatGACTATTTTTAGAGAGGGAAACGAATAACAACCTTGGAATTGGCGTATCTGAGATCGTTGAACGTGAAACAGGCAGCAGAGAGAGAGCAGTTAATTTGTTTCCAATTGAGAGGAGGTAAAAAAGGAAGAGAAGATTGTGACCTTTATAAGTTTGTAACGGACAACAATGAGGAGCAGAGATTGTGACAAGCAACAGCGTTAATGGAAGATAGGAAGGTGCCCAATACTGGCATCTCATTCTCTCTTTATAAGGAAGGCAAGGGAAGCGAAGGTTGCTTAATAGGGTTAATACTTAATAGAGGTAGCGTGCGAATAATTTGCCTGATACGGGTGACCCACAACTTCTCATTCTTTAATTTCTTAACGGGTGAGAAAGTGGAGCCCCACACGGGTACGCGGATTACCCACCCAAATTTTTCAATTTGaacgtttttcttttttctgttttttcggTGTGATTGCTGATTTGAACCTAATTCTAGAACAATTTATTGAGGTCAACACTCTGTAAACACATGTATAGACATGACAACTCTGAAGAAAAGTTGCCGAAAAATTTGTGGAGTTATGGAAAATCTGTTATCTTCAAACCTTATCTGCTGTATTCACtacaaattaataaaataaatcactttcgaagaaaaaaatatcagatttcaAATATCCAATAATAAGACAGTGAAGATATGATCACGTTTTTTATTAGTTGATCGATACTCACTTAAGTTTGAACTATTGTGCGATGTGAACTTAAGATTTTTGTTAGTTAAGCATGAAGCTGAGATTTGAAAAAGAGGAATGCTAGCTATCTTTCCCTTCAACCTTTCTCTTTCTACTTTTTCTATTCATTACATGATGGAAAGAACTTGGCTGACCAGCCCTGGTCAGGAGGGGCTGACCACAGCCACTAACAATCTGACagctgtccttttttttttttgcacctTTTCCTTTCGGTTatccttcttcagttcttcctcctctgttctccttcttcctcttctccactCCCATAGCGCAATGGAGTCCATAGTCGCCTCAGCCGCCCAGAAGCCACAAGAGCCACTCATATCCGCCGTCATCGAAGAGCCCAAGGTCCCTCTGCGTGAGTACCATTTCAGAGGATACATCTACCGGGAGGTCCGGAAAGAGCTGTAGGCTTACGGGTTGCGAACTGCAGCAACTTTTTCCGTTGCCGTCGTCCTCCACGCATCCCTGATTAGGAGGGTCATTCAGATCccacattttttcttcttcttcttctctcgcgCTTTACTTGCTCAGTAGCTTGACGCGTCCCTGATTAGGAAAGATCTACAAATAAACACGGGTTCTTAACATCAAACCCAGAATTCTGGGCAAAACGGTataaaagaacaagaacaagaacaagaggaagaggaagatctGTTATCTTCAAACCTTATCTGCTGTATTCACTACAAATTAATAAATCACTTTCGAAcaaaaaaatatcatatttcAAATATCCAATAATAAGACAGTGAAGATATGATCATGTTTTTTATTAGTTGATCGATACTCACTTAAGTTTGAACTATTGTGCGATGTGAACTTAAGATTTTTGTTAGTTAAGCATGAAGCTGGAATTTGAAAAAGAGGAATGCTAGCTATCTTTCCCTTCAACCTTTCTCTTTCTACTTTTTCTATTCATTACATGACATGTGTACTCCACTATTCCTAAAAATCAGATATTTAATACATTAATTAGAcaagttttctcttttcttttttacccttatttaattccaattttctTTCAAGCTATGGTTGACTTTTTCTTAACTCTCTGTCTCCCCCTCAGTTTAgtattctctttttctttgaatCTGGGTTTCCTTTTCCACCTCCATTCCAGTGATATATTTCATTATTTCCTACAAATTGCATCATCATCATTTAATCGACAAAATTTCAATAAATTGCCTACTTGCCTAGTGCCTAAAATCAGAACTCCCAACTCAAACACGAATCTTCGTAAGCCTTTGATTTACTAACGACCCTCGATGACTAGTCATCTCCGGCCATTGTAATCTTTCATCatgaatttttcattaaatGAAATCTCAATCAGAATCACCACTTAGGGCTGACGTCAAACAAACCTCATCATCCTCGATCAGTATGTACCCACTCCTAGTTATTGGCATGTTGCTGGTTCATCTTTTAttaatttgaattgattatggATTGAGTGGGTGGGAGGCCATATATAGGGATAGCAACTTAGCATTGTGtatcttataaaaaaaaaacttagcaTTGTGTATCGGTTCATGAAGGCATGAACCCAGAAATGAGAGCCCAGCAAAAAGTTCTACGCCAAAAACTTaaatatgaaaaacaaaaaagaatgttGAACATTTAATAGAATGGTAGACAACGAAAAATGGTGATTTATTTTTCAATGGAATAACTGATGAGTTTTATATCTTAATGGAGTACACATGACATACAATGAATGAAAAATGTAGAAAGAGAAGGTTGGAGGGAAAAATTGTTAGCGTTTCTCTTTGAAAAAATCGTTTATATAATTTTGTGTATTTGTTCTAATCATTTTCAATGCTATTTGTTGTTTTTAATCAACCGCCAAGAATCTCCGATGTGAAACTAGAAGGTCTCTGTCCAGAATCATATGATTGGTGTCAATTTACAAAGACTTAAACCTATAAAGGATCAACCACTTCGCCACCTACCCAAAGCCACTTGGGCTAGCTAGTGGATTTAATATCATTACTCTGTGACTCTTGCATTGCTATAATACAAAGAATAAGCGGCAGCCCATGATCATGATGTATTGTGTGTCACCCGAGCACTTCCGTCACAATAATAAACTACTCAATCAAAAGGTGAgcctcctttaaaaaaaaaaaaaaaaaaaaaaaaaaaaaaaaaaaaaaggtgagccTCTCACGAACGGGCTTTTTTGGGACCCTgccgggcttttgcgggctCCCAGGCCCATGAGTCAAATAACAATACCTACATTTTGTTTTTACCCAGGGACGTAACCACTCACAGGGCTACTTGGGCTGTAGCCCAAGGGAGAATTTGGCTCAAAATGTGTCAAATATGGGTATAacccaaataaaataaaaaaatactaatGCTTCGAAGAGTTGTTGGGTTGCTGCTGTCGGTCCCGAGACTACTCTCCCCGTTCAGAACTGCAGATCGGTTCCGCCTTCCACTCTTCCAGGCTCCAGCCACGGAGCCACCTCCAATCGGTGCGAGCCACAGAGCCACTTCCATTCGTTGCGAGCCACGGAGCCGGGAGCCACCTCCAATCTCAGAGTTTCAGTCCACCGAGCCACCTCCTACTCTCACTCTCCTCGTCTCCCCGTTCAAAACTTCAGATCAATTTTGATTCCACCTTCCAGAGTTCCAGGCTCCAGCCACCTCCCCTTTCAGAGTTTCAGTCCGCCTGAGCAGCTGAGCTACCTCCTCCGCCACCCGTCCACCGAGCCACCTCCACTGCGGTCTGCATCTTTGGATTCTCTGCGACAGTGCGACTCCTTGAACTCTTGAAggcttcaaatcttcaatccctGATGCTCAGATTCTCAGGTAAACACCGTATACCCAATACCCATGCTGATGATGTTTGAATCATGAATTCGTGATGGTGAGGTGACTGAGGTCGTAATTGGGAATGGGTAATGGATTGATGTCgataattgggaatgggttGATGAGATTCTTTGATATTATGCAGGTTTGGCTATAGAgacataaaaaacaaaaaatttaggCTTCGCCCAAAAAATTGCCACAATAAATTTAGCCCACCCCATTGTCGAATCCTAGCTACGTCCCTGATTCTACCCTCACTCTAGATGGAGCTTGAATACATGATCTCTCAAATGAGAAATCATTGCCTTACCATCTCACCAAACACACGCACCCATATGCCTAGGTGTCACAATAAAACGCACACTAAACCAAAAATaagaaattcaaaataaaataaacaccacaacaacaacaatgggTTTCTAATGATGCAGGTATCCAAAACTAATTGACTAGGCCCACATTCCCAAATTTAATAATTTGGCCCGATTTCTTTGAAAGGacaaaattaaacaataaaAAACTCTAAAATGCTCACTCATTGTCATTGCACATTACTAGTTGCATAAGTTGAGCGAAGAAAGAGGGTAATGTCTTCCTTCTCTCTAGAACCTGTGTGTCTCTCTTTCTCCAGCAGATTACCTCCTACTACTAATTTTCAGGCATCTTCTACTTGGGATTTAGAAGGTTAGTAGTTGATTCGTAGGGTTAAGCCCTTCTGGTTTCCAACAGGAAGGGAGCAATCTGACTCTGCGCTTTGGCTCTTCTCCTCTGGAGTTTTAAGAGCCTACAAAAGAGTCA is a genomic window containing:
- the LOC133738265 gene encoding chorismate mutase 2-like yields the protein MRCQYWAPSYLPLTLLLVTISAPHCCPLQTYKGHNLLFLFYLLSIGNKLTALSLLPVSRSTISDTPIPSCSRRILNMAEAPKPNSASKNDQSLTLEKVRQALISQEDTIVFRLIERAAFPLNSPTYHHKISSSPSVFNFIVKSTEALQSQAGRYEIPEELPFFPENLPPSLLPPPADPPVLHPAAASINLNKKILDIYLKQLLPLFAVPGDDGNYAATASSDLDCLQAISRRIHYGYYVAEVKFRDAPQDYEPAIRAQDREGLMKLLTFTNVEEQVKKRVEKKAVIFGQEVSLDNNTNSVKQNGTVNGKYKVDPSLVSRLYGEWVMPLTKDVQVEYLLRRLD